The DNA region GTTTCGTTTTATAACTGAGGTGAATTCAATCACGCCTCATGTATCCTGACTTCAATCATCGTatttttatcaacaaaaatCCCATCCCTAAAATCTACTAGTTCGTATTTTTCAATTACAATAATGcaatttttaaaagaaagacCAAACTAAGCAGCtgtttaattatttacattGTTGTTTTTATAAAAACATTGGATGATTGAAGTCAGATTGTTTTACTTCTATAATCTTAGTTCAGCTTGTAATCCGTAGTCCACTATCTACTAATGATTTTTGTCAATTGGCTTTATTGCTGTAATACGGGAATTCTAGTCTCTTATTTCTAAACGTGTGATTTGCGATGGGAATCTCAAAGTTTTACTGTTCTTAGTGTAATTTACATGTGTGCCAATATTATAGTAACAAGTACTGTGTGAAATTTGACTCAAGGTTATTTGGTACTTTGTTAGTAATAGGTGTTTCCTACCtatgaatatttacaaatactttAAAATGCGATTGTACAGCTCCAGAAAATGATATCATTGAAAAGAGAATTTTCTTTTGTGAAAcgttttcattctttttaatgaatCAATGGGTTGCGTTGACTCCCGTCCGTTTacgtttgaaaatatttttattttccatTCAATTATTCGGCTAGCTGGAATCGTGGAGTCTTTTCTATCTCTCACTCGAGATTTCAAATTATTGAGTTTTAATAAGACTTTCAGGCCTCTGAATTTGTTTGTGGTTTCTATCTTGATTATATTCGTGGGACAtttataattatcagtttattttaaattttaaacgGCTCTGTAGTATAGTTTTGCTCAATATTTAAGCCAATCACTGTATGACTCCTGAGTCTTAGCTAGTGGTACATGCTTTTATCTCCACTAAAACTATTTACGATAATTGCCTATAGATGTTTTATTCTGAAGATTTTATCAGAATATACatggttttatatatatatatatatatatatatatatatatatatatacgtataagTGGGGGGTGGCCTGGTTGTTAGAAGCTACATATTTTGACCGTTTAGTCATGAATTTGAAACTTTTCACATATTCTTCTCATAATACGTAGCCGAGTGCTAATCAGAAGTGTCACACCACTATTTACGTGCATTATTTCTAAAAAATGTAGAAATTAATTATCTCTCGTTGCATTCCTAATTTGCTTGTTTTCATTCTAGATCAAATTATTAGTATTACTACAAATCATTAATTAACGATATGGGTCGTTCAGACAGTCGTAAACGTGGACGTAATACAAAATCTGTCAAAGAATCGGATTCAAAAAGAACTAGAACAACTATTTGTCGGCCTGAAGATGAAGATTCTACGATGTCAGGATCATTGGATTTTGATAATGAATCTAATGAAGATGCTTATGATAATAACGAGGTCAATGATTTTAATATCAGGAAAATCGGTAAGGTCAGCTCAGAGattgatgatgatttggatgataaTGTTGAACATAATGATAATGACGATGAAGATGCTGATATCGATGAATATGAATCGGGTATAATGGATGCAGATGAGTTACGTGTTGCTTCAAGAGCGCAAATGACAAAAACCCGTCAGCAACATGATTCTTCAGTGAATAAACCTACAGAGACAACAGTTGTTTGTACACCGAAAGATGAATTTGGTGCTAAAGATATGAGGAATATATTAAAATTACGTTTAGATCATCCATCTCGTCCATTATGGATAGGTCCAGATGGACATATTTTTCTCGAAACTTTCAATCCATTGGCTCGTCAAGCTCAAGATTTTTTGATTGCTATTTCAGAACCAGTCTGTCGACCTTTACACATACACGAGTACAAACTCACCTCTTATTCATTATATGCAGCTGTTTCAGTTGGTTTACGTACTGGTGAGATAATTGGTTGTCTACGTCGTTTATGCAAAACTAACCTACCAGAAGGTATTATTGCATATATTCGTAGTTGTACATTATCATACGGAAAGGCGAAATTAGTTTTAAAAGGTGGTCGTTATTTTGTTGAAAGTCCCCATCGTCAATTTTTACATCAGTTAGCAAATGATAAAACTGTACAACAatgtttgaataaaacaaagatTATTACAGAAGATGATGATATTAAACAACAAGTAGTGGAAGTTGTAAAATTGTATAATGCTGCGTCATTAGTAATACAGCCACAACACCAGCAAGAAGATAGCAGAGAAATTCCAGCAGATAAAGAAACTGGTATGCAAGATGAAATGTTACGTCTTTATGCTCGTTTGGATGCAGATGAAGAAGCAGGTGAAACAAATTCTATCCTTGTTGATACAACAAAAAAATCAGGGAATAATTTCTGGGAACAACCTAGCGATACTGTAAATATTAATGCAATCGGTATTGAATCAGATGTTGCTGATCGTGAAGGTGAGTTGATGGATATAAAAGATAATGGAAACACTGCTGGTATAAAATTGGTTTTTGACTCATCTGTTCCAAACGATACGAAAACCTCAGCTGTACTTGCTTTGGAAGTGAATCAAGATCAAATTGAAATTCTTCAACGAAGATGTATTGAATTAGAAGTACCATTATTAACAGAATATGATTTTCGTTTAGATCGTGCTAATAAAGacattttaattgatttaaaagCCAGTACAACATTAAGACCATATCAAGAAAAAAGTTTACGAAAAATGTTTGGTAATGGTCGAGCTCGTTCTGGTGTTATTGTTTTACCCTGTGGAGCTGGTAAAACATTGGTATGTCATTCGcgtttatatataatattatagTTTGTGGATTATCTTAATAAGTTAGATAAACTATTTACTACACTTCCTCAATGTGCTTATCAGATCTAAGTTACGCGGGCATTATGGATATTAACGAAATAATGAGTCttagattttatttgtttgaaatttaTTGCCATTAAAAAGATGTTTTTTTCCTACAAACTATTAGCTACCGAAAGCTAGAAATTCTTGTTCAATCGTATAAATTATGTTAACATTTCAATATTCTATGAATGATGAATTGTTTGAAAGTATTCAAAACCCAAACTCATACATAAGCTCTATGTTGTTATCAGCTTATTTCGTTAATTTAGATTTCTCTTTCGTTTGATACCTTGTTACTTTTGTTGTGTTAAGGTCAGAAATAAGAACAAAGTCAGTAGGAGGAAattgttgttttacttttctGTTTTTTATTACACAAAAGAGAGTCATATCATACTGCGCTCAAAGGAAGTAAcggaaataaaataatacacaCCGTATTATATTTTaagaataaatgattttatttatttcatatgctTACTCATTAGATCATTTTCCATTTGCTAATCTTTATTTGTGAGATAGTAGTGTAGTCAAATGGTTaaggttttttatttatttctaagcTTAAGTATGTATttatggaattttttatatgatCCAGTCACCAATACATGTTCCTGATCCTTGATTAACGTAATTATAGGAACATCTATTCCCAACTGGACGGTactcatgatatatatatatatataaacatctGTTATGACCCAGACAGTAATCATGATGGGACTGGTGATCTTTGCTTAGTAAACAATACAGCTGCTCTCCCCCTCtcttaccatatatatatatatatatatatatatatatatatatatatatatatatatatatatatgcatgcttaattgcagctcggatgaagttaaagatgaattttataGGAAGCTATCCAACCTCCTTCGTAAAGCTGAACGCTCTGATGCACTAATACTGTCAGACGATTTTAATTCTCAATGTGGGTATACTAAACCAAATCGAAAGGTACTTGTGAGGATCTTAGTCATAAGACTTTACTTTACTTTAGTCCGTGAAATTCTGTGGGAGTGTCTGCCATCGAAAGGCATACCgaagtacgtaaaccttgtACAGGCTCTCTATTCGGACAATGctggtcgagtcagagcttatggcgaactgtcattaGGATCGGTTACTTCAAGTGGTGCTCGGTAGGGTTGTCTGCTTcctccatttttatttaactttgccATAGACATGTTTTTAAAGATAACACTTTCATCGTCTGACTTTTCAGGGTTTgatctaccaggagattcacttgttgacttagaatactcagatgacatagttctgtttggtgaataCGTTGATTAAATGCAGTCTTCCGTTCACCTTAAGCAACAATGTAAGCGTATTTGGTTTGTGATTCTCCTCCTCCAAAAGTagaatgttgcttcaggaccaGCCTGCGTCTACTTCCGAATTAATGACGGGGAGTGCGTCAGTTGAATATATCAACCGCCTCACTCATTTTAGGAGTTTCATCAGTCTTGATGGTCTGGAGTCTAATGAAATCTCTTTACGGATTCGAAGAGCTCGATCGGCTCTTTTGAACTTTCGTCATTTATGGCATAGGCGAGACATCCGTCTGCCAACTAAAGTGCGAGTATACTACACGGCAGTTCGCTCCGTTCTACTTGGTGGTTATGAAACATAGCCTTTAAGAACAGGGActattcgtaggttactggtattcaaccatatatgtcttcGAAGCATCACTCATGTATTGTGAGGCCAGTGAGTATGCGATCCGTAGGTTACGAATGGGGTACTAGATAATAGTGAGAAGTTTATTGATGGGGTAGTAAATCCTCATCTGGTGAGGTGATTAGGACATGCTACGTATTCCCACCCACTGTCTACCTCGAAGAGCGATATTGTCTGGTGTAGTGGTGGCTATATAAAAGCTAGAAATGTCCACACCAAAACATTGGACttgtccatgaagtcactggcaGTTGGACCGAGCTGTGTTTATAAGTGTAGACCACCTGGTTGAGGTCTGCGTGATTATCTTAAATTCTTCATAACATTTCTcccactaatttatattttttctcGCGAATCGTATCATTGATACTGGATCTACCGTTTTAT from Schistosoma haematobium chromosome ZW, whole genome shotgun sequence includes:
- the ERCC3 gene encoding TFIIH basal transcription factor complex helicase XPB subunit (EggNog:ENOG410369Y~COG:L~BUSCO:EOG091G0291) codes for the protein MGRSDSRKRGRNTKSVKESDSKRTRTTICRPEDEDSTMSGSLDFDNESNEDAYDNNEVNDFNIRKIGKVSSEIDDDLDDNVEHNDNDDEDADIDEYESGIMDADELRVASRAQMTKTRQQHDSSVNKPTETTVVCTPKDEFGAKDMRNILKLRLDHPSRPLWIGPDGHIFLETFNPLARQAQDFLIAISEPVCRPLHIHEYKLTSYSLYAAVSVGLRTGEIIGCLRRLCKTNLPEGIIAYIRSCTLSYGKAKLVLKGGRYFVESPHRQFLHQLANDKTVQQCLNKTKIITEDDDIKQQVVEVVKLYNAASLVIQPQHQQEDSREIPADKETGMQDEMLRLYARLDADEEAGETNSILVDTTKKSGNNFWEQPSDTVNINAIGIESDVADREGELMDIKDNGNTAGIKLVFDSSVPNDTKTSAVLALEVNQDQIEILQRRCIELEVPLLTEYDFRLDRANKDILIDLKASTTLRPYQEKSLRKMFGNGRARSGVIVLPCGAGKTLVGVTAACTIRKPTFVLCTSGVAVEQWRAQFKLWSTIEDGQILRFTSDAKDRPNINSHICISTYSMIAHSAKRSYEADRMMSWIRSQEWGLMILDEVHTIPAKMFRRVLTLVQAHCKLGLTATLVREDDKITDLNFLIGPKLYEANWLELQQRGFIARVQCAEVWCPVTPEFYREYLNMKSMKKLLLAAMNPNKFRVCEYLIRYHERRNDKIIIFSDNVFALKYYATKMGRPFLYGPTGQAERMQILQNFQHNPNVPAIFVSKVADNSFDLPEATVLIQISAHGGSRRQEAQRLGRILRAKRGMDAEAYNAFFYSLVSQDTMEMQYALKRQRFLVNQGYSYKVITRLSGMETESLKLSTKQEQAELLNRVLASTDEDAMEEKLPTDPDSFNYTNISTGISGLIRKSSKMSSLSGADDAIYVDTSSSAARKDKLKERHPLFRLFKR